A portion of the Sphaerochaeta pleomorpha str. Grapes genome contains these proteins:
- a CDS encoding M20/M25/M40 family metallo-hydrolase: MNSTVNTFLDLVAINSVSRNEKTIGEDLARRLQRLGIETEKDEAGNLFAFVKGQKETILFNAHMDTVPPAENAKVVIENGIIKTDHTTALGADDKAALAAILSVLERLITQKVEHHSLMILFTTSEEIGLQGASLVAREKLASVSYGYTFDASGPVGTCITAAPGYDRIEATFHGRASHAGFSPETGISAIQMGSEAIASMQLLKIDEETTANVGSFLAPGNNNIVNPKAILTFESRSLDKQKLEKQTGHMVSCLQEAARKRGGTVEITVDHMYGSYTLDTACPAFRYLRETCEALALPYHEQPTLGGSDANVFNTKGLTTVVCCCGYEHAHTVHEEISIEQIDRLEKLVFALATR; the protein is encoded by the coding sequence ATGAATTCTACAGTGAACACATTCCTTGATTTGGTAGCTATCAATTCTGTCTCGAGAAACGAGAAAACAATCGGAGAAGACCTCGCAAGGCGTCTGCAGAGGCTTGGCATCGAAACGGAAAAGGACGAGGCAGGAAACCTGTTTGCCTTTGTAAAAGGCCAGAAAGAGACAATCCTGTTCAATGCCCACATGGATACAGTCCCCCCGGCCGAGAATGCAAAGGTTGTAATCGAAAACGGAATAATCAAAACTGACCACACAACAGCTTTGGGAGCAGACGATAAAGCTGCCCTTGCCGCCATTCTTTCTGTCCTGGAGAGATTGATTACCCAAAAGGTCGAACACCACAGCCTCATGATTCTCTTCACTACCAGTGAAGAAATCGGGCTTCAGGGAGCTTCTCTGGTTGCTAGGGAAAAACTGGCTTCCGTTTCCTATGGCTACACCTTTGATGCTTCCGGCCCCGTAGGAACCTGCATCACCGCAGCTCCAGGCTACGACCGAATCGAGGCAACTTTTCACGGCAGAGCCTCCCATGCTGGTTTTTCCCCCGAGACGGGCATCAGTGCAATCCAAATGGGATCTGAGGCAATCGCTTCCATGCAACTGCTTAAAATCGACGAGGAAACGACGGCCAACGTAGGCTCGTTTCTGGCCCCCGGGAACAACAATATAGTCAACCCCAAAGCTATTCTGACTTTTGAATCACGAAGTTTAGACAAGCAAAAGCTTGAAAAGCAGACAGGTCATATGGTTTCCTGCCTACAAGAAGCAGCCAGAAAACGGGGAGGTACAGTAGAAATCACCGTTGACCACATGTACGGCAGCTATACACTCGATACCGCATGTCCGGCTTTCCGCTATTTGAGGGAAACCTGCGAAGCACTGGCTCTACCCTACCATGAACAGCCAACTCTCGGTGGCAGCGATGCCAATGTCTTCAACACGAAGGGACTGACCACCGTTGTCTGTTGTTGTGGCTATGAGCACGCCCATACGGTACATGAGGAAATTTCCATTGAACAGATAGACAGGCTTGAAAAGCTTGTCTTTGCATTAGCAACAAGGTGA
- a CDS encoding aldo/keto reductase, whose translation MSYTPENNRYEEMKYRYAGHSGLQLPELSLGLWHNFGTDADDKVTSDIICKAFDKGITHFDLANNYGPEPGSAEKRFGKIVKHLLSSYRDEMLVSTKAGYLMWPGPYGDFGSRKYIISSCDQSLKRLGLDYVDIFYHHRPDPKTPLEETMGALAQLVRQGKALYVGISNYHAADALRAKKILDELGCPCILNQVRYSILDRWTEDDHLLDAMDNQIGMICFSPLAQGLLTSRYLDGTIPSGSRASQNRFLKSDKITPEMVVMLNQLNAIARKRGQTLSEMAISWLLKDARVTSVLIGASSVAQLEDNLQAVGNSRPFTKDELAEIDRLTK comes from the coding sequence ATGAGCTATACACCAGAAAATAACAGATATGAAGAGATGAAGTACCGGTATGCTGGACATAGCGGTTTGCAGTTGCCTGAGCTCTCCCTGGGGCTTTGGCATAATTTCGGAACGGATGCTGATGATAAAGTGACGTCTGACATAATCTGCAAAGCCTTTGACAAGGGTATTACCCATTTTGACCTTGCAAACAATTATGGTCCTGAACCGGGAAGTGCAGAAAAAAGATTCGGGAAAATAGTGAAACACCTGCTTTCTTCCTATCGGGACGAGATGCTGGTCTCTACCAAAGCCGGCTATCTGATGTGGCCGGGTCCTTATGGTGATTTTGGTTCGCGCAAATATATTATTTCCAGTTGCGACCAGAGTTTGAAACGTTTGGGCCTTGATTATGTGGATATTTTCTACCATCACCGACCCGACCCAAAGACTCCCCTTGAGGAGACAATGGGAGCCTTGGCCCAGTTGGTAAGGCAGGGAAAAGCTTTATATGTGGGGATCAGCAACTACCATGCAGCGGATGCACTCAGGGCAAAAAAAATCCTTGATGAACTTGGTTGCCCCTGTATCCTTAACCAGGTTCGGTATTCGATACTCGACCGGTGGACAGAGGATGACCACCTGCTCGATGCAATGGATAACCAGATTGGCATGATTTGCTTTTCCCCGCTTGCCCAGGGTCTCTTGACCAGCCGGTATCTCGATGGCACGATTCCCTCTGGATCCCGCGCCAGCCAGAACCGTTTTCTCAAATCGGACAAGATTACCCCTGAAATGGTCGTGATGTTGAACCAACTGAACGCTATTGCCAGAAAACGGGGGCAGACTCTTTCGGAGATGGCCATATCTTGGTTGCTCAAGGATGCAAGGGTTACCTCAGTCTTGATCGGGGCGAGCTCAGTCGCACAGCTTGAAGATAATTTGCAGGCTGTGGGCAATTCCCGTCCGTTTACCAAAGACGAGCTGGCAGAGATCGATAGATTGACAAAATAA
- a CDS encoding iron chaperone has translation MERFDTRVDAYISTFPPAVQLLLLQLRAIIHEEAPDVVETISWGMPTFKYKGTLVFFAGFKKHIGFYPLPSGIEAFAHELAGYHTSKGTIQFPLGAKLPEDLIRKLLRYRIAENEEKAKESRH, from the coding sequence ATGGAAAGATTCGATACCAGGGTGGATGCGTACATCTCTACATTCCCTCCGGCTGTACAATTACTGTTACTGCAATTGCGTGCAATAATCCACGAAGAGGCTCCCGATGTTGTGGAGACCATCAGTTGGGGCATGCCGACCTTCAAATATAAAGGAACGCTTGTATTTTTTGCTGGCTTTAAGAAGCATATCGGATTCTATCCGCTTCCTAGCGGCATAGAGGCTTTCGCGCATGAGCTTGCGGGATATCATACTTCAAAGGGGACCATTCAGTTTCCCCTGGGTGCAAAACTCCCCGAGGATCTCATACGGAAACTATTGCGGTATAGGATTGCCGAGAATGAGGAAAAAGCCAAGGAAAGCAGGCACTAA
- a CDS encoding sensor domain-containing diguanylate cyclase: MNKYLMTIKNKQYIRFFLIPTILCLILAISVVFVLLNQRKGELVDLENRSQLQTSLLSEKIAGKLNSLELVLSMINQSARSMDLDNETDRERLISLVKSQLYLQDDLEGLCILSPDGSKIYSSFHIITENLLENQQRMITTHTRQDISFSLFSFIDNKAWHLVLSRSLFDQSGDLVAIVGLLIETHSFFDLLSVTEIPGLERAILFDTAGKTIATWNQKDALGKETIHLEENIHLIPSFSDSNILNTQDQTINAGIKTVRFENSLLTTVKLGNFPLSLGMETFIDKAMASYDNALVISMSVLFLFIIISLTVITLLGKQVIEQEQVQQVMMDELSEKVKSRTAELEKLSTLDSLTGLINRRKINSLLAEQIDNRSKEPTFCCIMIIDIDHFKLVNDNFGHQTGDEVLIHIVRVLQQSLGPLGTLSRWGGDELLVLLPSHSAQQALDIAKDLLVHIRDNPFSPDIMSTISIGIAQYREGELSSDLISRADTALYEAKGSGRNRVILG; the protein is encoded by the coding sequence ATGAATAAATACCTTATGACCATTAAAAACAAACAATATATACGCTTCTTTCTAATCCCTACTATTCTCTGTCTCATTTTGGCTATTTCGGTTGTATTTGTCTTGCTCAACCAACGCAAAGGGGAGCTTGTAGACCTTGAAAACCGCTCCCAGCTCCAGACCAGTCTCCTCTCGGAGAAAATTGCGGGTAAGTTGAATTCCCTGGAATTGGTTCTTTCCATGATTAACCAAAGCGCCCGCTCCATGGATCTGGATAATGAGACAGACCGCGAGAGACTTATTTCCCTGGTAAAATCCCAATTGTATTTGCAAGATGACCTTGAGGGGCTGTGCATCCTCTCCCCTGATGGTTCAAAAATCTATTCAAGCTTCCACATAATTACAGAAAACCTGCTTGAAAACCAGCAAAGAATGATAACGACCCATACGAGGCAAGACATCTCGTTCTCCCTGTTTTCCTTCATTGACAATAAAGCCTGGCATCTTGTCCTAAGCCGGAGTCTCTTTGACCAGAGTGGAGACCTTGTTGCAATAGTTGGTCTTCTCATAGAAACCCATTCGTTTTTTGATCTACTTTCCGTAACGGAAATCCCAGGACTCGAAAGAGCCATCCTTTTCGATACTGCAGGAAAGACCATCGCAACCTGGAACCAAAAGGATGCCTTGGGTAAAGAGACAATACACCTAGAGGAAAACATTCACCTGATTCCTTCGTTCTCCGATTCAAACATACTGAATACCCAAGATCAAACAATCAATGCCGGAATCAAAACCGTACGTTTCGAAAATTCCCTGTTGACCACGGTCAAACTGGGAAATTTTCCCTTAAGCCTAGGTATGGAAACATTTATAGACAAGGCAATGGCTTCATATGACAATGCATTGGTTATCAGCATGTCCGTTCTTTTCCTGTTCATCATTATTTCTTTGACGGTCATCACCCTCCTGGGAAAGCAGGTAATCGAACAGGAACAGGTACAGCAGGTCATGATGGATGAGCTTTCTGAAAAAGTTAAAAGCCGGACAGCGGAACTGGAGAAACTAAGTACCCTGGATAGCCTTACCGGTTTGATAAACCGGAGAAAAATCAATTCCTTGCTAGCTGAGCAAATTGACAACCGAAGCAAAGAGCCTACCTTTTGCTGTATCATGATTATTGATATTGACCATTTTAAGTTGGTAAATGACAATTTTGGTCACCAGACGGGTGATGAGGTGTTAATTCATATTGTCAGGGTACTGCAGCAAAGCCTGGGACCCCTTGGGACGCTCTCCAGGTGGGGGGGAGATGAACTTCTGGTTTTGCTTCCTTCCCATAGTGCACAGCAAGCTTTGGACATCGCAAAAGACCTATTGGTTCATATCAGGGATAATCCGTTCTCACCCGATATAATGAGCACGATAAGCATAGGGATTGCCCAGTACCGGGAGGGTGAATTAAGTTCAGATTTGATTTCCCGTGCCGATACCGCACTCTACGAGGCCAAGGGTTCCGGACGAAACAGAGTAATCCTTGGTTAG
- the dctP gene encoding TRAP transporter substrate-binding protein DctP, with product MLKSSCSQKSSSPHIRKTLFKYSFLVATCLLLPLTSLFSAELPIIRISVENTASHVQTQAVEKFAKALQQNLAGTYEIQFFPAASLFKDSDIFGALSQGKVEIAVPGTWQFDRYIPEVGLFLLPSLYGKKAITTYNLMQSPLGEKIITAIENSMDVKILGRWIDLGYIQVFSTEKPIRNQKDYIGKLIRVAGGKGNVFRLETLGAKAVSIAWTDLPLALSRSKVDGILTSYESVASARLWEYGIKQVYEDNQYFAQYVPIISAPFWSRLPKEVQQTLLTTWDSIVDQERFDAKYAQAIAKEKIRAKNIAIKVPPEKEIQETRDRLLLTEKETATKLGIPTETYALLKQFFLEQETL from the coding sequence ATGCTTAAAAGTAGCTGTTCTCAAAAGTCTAGTTCCCCCCATATTCGAAAGACTCTCTTCAAATACAGCTTTCTTGTAGCGACATGTCTTTTGCTACCCCTAACAAGCCTCTTTTCTGCAGAATTACCAATTATTAGGATTTCGGTAGAAAACACAGCATCCCATGTACAGACCCAGGCTGTTGAAAAATTTGCAAAGGCTTTGCAGCAAAACCTTGCAGGAACATATGAGATCCAGTTCTTTCCTGCAGCTTCACTCTTCAAAGACTCAGATATATTCGGAGCACTCAGCCAGGGAAAAGTCGAGATAGCAGTCCCGGGAACCTGGCAGTTTGACCGCTATATCCCAGAGGTCGGTTTGTTTCTGCTCCCTTCGCTCTATGGGAAAAAAGCTATAACCACCTACAACCTTATGCAAAGTCCCTTGGGAGAAAAGATCATTACCGCAATTGAGAACTCGATGGACGTAAAAATCCTCGGAAGATGGATTGACCTCGGCTACATCCAGGTATTTAGCACTGAAAAGCCAATACGCAACCAGAAAGACTATATAGGAAAGCTCATCAGGGTTGCCGGGGGAAAAGGGAATGTTTTCAGGCTGGAAACCCTTGGGGCAAAAGCAGTATCAATCGCCTGGACAGATTTACCTCTTGCGCTTTCCCGCTCAAAGGTTGACGGTATCCTCACTTCCTACGAATCGGTTGCAAGTGCCCGTCTATGGGAATACGGGATAAAACAGGTATATGAAGACAACCAGTATTTTGCCCAGTATGTCCCAATTATCTCGGCGCCTTTTTGGTCTCGTTTACCCAAAGAGGTACAGCAAACACTTCTTACTACCTGGGATTCAATTGTCGATCAGGAACGGTTTGATGCCAAGTACGCCCAGGCAATTGCAAAAGAAAAAATCCGTGCAAAGAATATTGCAATCAAGGTTCCCCCAGAAAAAGAAATACAGGAAACAAGGGACCGATTATTATTGACAGAGAAGGAAACTGCCACCAAACTGGGTATTCCTACTGAAACATATGCCCTCCTCAAGCAATTCTTTCTTGAACAAGAGACTCTCTAG
- a CDS encoding GGDEF domain-containing protein, with translation MKSERTIAKRVIPWLKLQLGLIPVDKRVLITINDSNFNRLPVITLMGSLITFSHVLLFHFFTETASAGEEYWRRGIEMTHITLTSIMLVIALLSWLQKKRRTGERTIYEMVLQFIVIGATFIGCIYLVTLDQIVTASITPFLVACIIISLMFQLRPILAIAIFSFGYLLFSSLIGIYQLNPSVVLSNRVNALTAVGIGSLLSFMVWKNAVRNNTQMNYIFQQQEELGRINKRLAILASSDGLTGLQNRRMLDNRLGEVLLSCAESKTPFSIVIFDLDRFKEYNDLYGHVQGDDCLKMVASMLLGSMNFDADTVFRYGGEEFVLLLPNYNAAEAFYTAEMVRTGIVDLHIVHAGNPSVPFVSASFGVLTLDTVTGFTDADILGRVDSLLYQAKSQGRNCSVQGIE, from the coding sequence ATGAAAAGTGAAAGAACTATAGCAAAAAGGGTTATTCCTTGGCTGAAACTACAGCTCGGATTGATACCTGTTGATAAAAGGGTCCTGATTACCATCAATGATTCCAATTTCAACAGGTTGCCTGTCATTACCCTTATGGGAAGCCTGATAACGTTCTCCCATGTCTTGTTATTCCATTTTTTTACAGAAACCGCATCAGCTGGGGAGGAGTACTGGAGAAGGGGAATTGAAATGACCCATATCACCTTGACTTCGATCATGCTCGTAATAGCCCTACTCAGTTGGTTGCAGAAAAAGAGAAGAACCGGTGAGCGAACTATCTATGAAATGGTTCTCCAATTCATTGTAATTGGGGCGACCTTTATCGGATGTATTTACCTGGTGACGTTGGATCAGATTGTGACGGCAAGTATAACCCCCTTTCTGGTTGCCTGCATCATCATTTCGCTTATGTTCCAGTTGCGGCCTATCCTGGCAATTGCCATTTTTTCGTTTGGCTATTTACTTTTTTCCTCACTGATAGGAATTTACCAACTAAATCCTTCAGTGGTCCTTTCTAATCGGGTCAACGCGCTAACGGCAGTCGGTATTGGAAGTCTGCTTTCCTTTATGGTTTGGAAGAATGCCGTGAGAAACAATACCCAAATGAACTATATTTTCCAGCAACAGGAAGAGCTCGGGCGAATCAACAAGAGACTGGCAATTCTTGCTTCCTCCGATGGCCTGACAGGATTGCAGAACAGACGGATGCTCGATAATCGTCTGGGTGAGGTGCTTTTATCGTGTGCGGAATCAAAAACCCCTTTTTCCATCGTTATTTTTGATTTGGATAGATTCAAGGAATATAACGATCTCTACGGCCATGTCCAGGGTGATGATTGTCTTAAAATGGTGGCCTCGATGCTATTGGGATCGATGAACTTCGATGCAGATACCGTATTTCGGTATGGTGGGGAAGAGTTTGTCCTATTGCTTCCAAACTATAACGCAGCAGAGGCTTTCTATACTGCCGAGATGGTGAGAACCGGAATCGTTGACTTGCATATCGTCCATGCGGGAAACCCTTCGGTTCCGTTTGTCAGTGCAAGCTTTGGCGTCTTGACCCTTGATACTGTTACCGGATTTACCGATGCAGATATCCTTGGCCGGGTCGATTCCCTCCTCTATCAGGCAAAGAGTCAAGGTAGAAACTGTTCAGTACAGGGCATCGAATAA
- a CDS encoding DMT family transporter has translation MHAKTRLLIAMTAFGTIALFVKNIPLPSAEIALYRAVIAAVSIFLYQSFRGNRLNLAKAKKDSLLLLLSGCAMGFNWIFLFEAYRHTTIAIATLAYYFAPVIVMIVSTFLFKERLTKKQVFCFFMSTAGLILILGTKGTEASANHLLGAGLGLGAAVLYATVILLNKGIKNVSGIDRTLMQFLSAIMTLIPYIAVSRGFHLGQLGMTGLANLLILGIFHTAICYCLFFSSLTEVSGQQVAILSYTDPLVAILTSVLILKEGITTFQVMGGLLILGFTLYNEVQPNKKIAEANETLL, from the coding sequence ATGCATGCAAAAACCCGACTTTTAATCGCCATGACCGCTTTTGGTACCATTGCCCTATTTGTAAAAAACATTCCTCTCCCTTCTGCTGAGATAGCCTTGTACCGTGCTGTCATCGCTGCCGTTTCCATTTTCCTCTACCAGTCTTTCAGGGGAAATCGCCTTAATCTTGCCAAGGCAAAAAAAGACAGTCTCCTTCTGTTACTCTCCGGCTGTGCCATGGGATTCAACTGGATTTTTCTCTTTGAGGCTTACCGGCACACTACTATTGCAATAGCTACCCTTGCCTATTACTTTGCACCGGTCATTGTCATGATTGTTTCAACGTTTCTCTTCAAAGAAAGGCTTACCAAAAAACAGGTTTTCTGTTTTTTCATGTCGACTGCGGGACTCATCCTCATACTCGGGACAAAGGGGACTGAGGCGTCCGCCAATCATCTGCTCGGAGCAGGACTGGGCCTTGGAGCCGCAGTGCTCTATGCAACGGTAATACTGCTTAACAAAGGAATCAAAAATGTCAGCGGTATAGACAGAACCCTCATGCAGTTCCTTTCTGCCATCATGACACTTATTCCCTACATTGCCGTAAGCAGGGGGTTCCATCTGGGACAACTGGGCATGACAGGATTGGCTAACCTGCTTATTCTGGGAATCTTCCATACGGCAATCTGCTATTGCCTCTTTTTTTCTTCCCTCACGGAGGTTTCCGGCCAACAAGTGGCCATCCTTAGCTATACGGACCCTCTGGTCGCAATTCTGACATCAGTGTTAATCCTGAAAGAAGGCATTACCACTTTCCAGGTTATGGGAGGATTACTCATTTTGGGATTCACGCTCTACAATGAGGTGCAACCAAATAAAAAAATTGCCGAGGCAAACGAAACCTTGCTGTAA
- a CDS encoding alpha/beta hydrolase family protein, whose amino-acid sequence MRTIEFTLLALVFGSVIGSFAFNKKNKRRQAFLLVLSSIVFFAHGVVEGLRLQMGCVYLALPILWLIFLFSKKKISRKKQISVISLSLLCLLGTLLSLYLFPVNTMPKPTGPYTVGTDSYELTESGRKELYGQEPHLDRHIRFQVWYPADTKKGGKLTKWLVDGRKVASGIPVMYKLPDFLLDHTALVKSHSYKGLPISNKEQTYPLVIISHGWTGFSSLHSDLGEMFASHGYIAVSINHTYGAAVSVFENGEVVYVDPKALPDRASVSNFDVYSHALVSTFANDDRAVLDFMETNPFFSDRIDKQRIGAMGHSTGGGGAVSFAITDSRIKAVLGFDAWVEPIDTNILEKGLQIPNAFLRSEQWETGPNNAFLKQLFENTTVKPSIYQVQGGNHQDFSMLYMYLPITRILGATGSLDPLKNAEIQQSYALTFFDQNLKQEEVDLQTWFRTHIAVSKITEFE is encoded by the coding sequence ATGAGAACCATTGAATTCACATTACTCGCCCTGGTATTTGGTTCAGTTATCGGATCCTTTGCCTTCAATAAGAAAAACAAAAGGAGGCAGGCCTTCCTGCTCGTTCTTTCCAGCATTGTTTTTTTTGCCCATGGGGTTGTTGAAGGTTTGCGTCTCCAAATGGGTTGTGTCTACCTTGCCCTGCCAATCCTTTGGCTTATATTTCTATTTAGCAAGAAAAAGATAAGCAGGAAAAAACAAATAAGCGTTATTTCCCTCTCGTTGCTCTGTCTGCTGGGGACCCTTCTTTCCCTGTATCTATTCCCGGTTAACACGATGCCAAAACCCACTGGACCCTACACGGTGGGAACTGATAGCTATGAGTTGACAGAATCGGGAAGAAAAGAGCTCTATGGCCAAGAACCCCATCTGGACAGGCATATCAGATTCCAGGTCTGGTACCCAGCAGACACAAAAAAGGGAGGAAAGCTGACTAAGTGGCTCGTTGATGGCAGAAAAGTTGCCTCAGGGATCCCTGTGATGTACAAGCTTCCCGATTTCCTTCTCGACCACACAGCGCTGGTAAAATCCCATAGTTATAAAGGACTTCCGATAAGCAACAAGGAACAGACCTACCCTCTTGTAATCATCTCTCACGGATGGACAGGTTTTTCCAGCCTCCATTCCGATCTCGGCGAGATGTTTGCAAGCCATGGTTACATAGCGGTAAGTATCAATCATACCTATGGGGCCGCTGTAAGTGTTTTCGAAAACGGAGAAGTGGTATATGTAGATCCAAAAGCGCTTCCTGACAGAGCATCGGTTAGTAACTTCGATGTCTATTCCCACGCCTTGGTCAGTACGTTCGCCAACGATGATCGTGCCGTACTCGATTTTATGGAAACCAATCCTTTTTTTTCCGACAGGATAGACAAACAAAGAATCGGGGCAATGGGTCATTCCACCGGTGGTGGAGGAGCTGTCAGCTTTGCAATAACCGACTCTAGGATCAAGGCTGTGCTGGGTTTCGATGCGTGGGTTGAACCAATCGATACAAATATCTTGGAAAAAGGACTGCAAATTCCCAATGCTTTTCTTAGAAGTGAGCAATGGGAAACAGGACCAAACAATGCATTTCTCAAGCAGCTCTTTGAAAACACAACAGTTAAACCAAGCATCTACCAGGTCCAAGGTGGCAACCATCAGGATTTTTCCATGTTGTACATGTACTTACCGATAACCAGAATTTTGGGAGCGACCGGCAGTCTGGATCCTTTAAAAAACGCAGAGATCCAGCAAAGCTATGCACTCACCTTCTTCGACCAAAACCTAAAACAAGAGGAAGTGGATTTGCAAACTTGGTTCAGAACCCATATAGCTGTCTCGAAAATTACCGAATTCGAATAA